The following proteins are encoded in a genomic region of Bradyrhizobium sp. SK17:
- a CDS encoding sugar ABC transporter substrate-binding protein encodes MKTTKFWTILLAGVAVAAMPFAAPAQEEGTKAGRELRAAYDKALQGKTIAYLPIALGVPLADEWGRVLQEEAEWRGMKYSVRDPNNNPSAMQQALTALVDQKPDVLVVQNPSVTLLMKDLKRAEAQGTHVIQVNMASNYKSSAFVGVDWREIGRMLANEAVKACGTGSGKSGKVQIVQGELTAAASVDQVGAIMEVLNKDPNIKVVSNQAANWDANTALNVTATVIQQHPDLCASIGFWGVMQSGAAQAIRNAGKINDVKVFASGEGSQLDCDQVNSGNFYKFLSYKATEQGHDLMFAAETLLMSGDKPGTKNLAYYTRPVWIDKSNAAQGGTCFALPKKN; translated from the coding sequence ATGAAGACGACCAAGTTCTGGACGATCCTGCTTGCCGGGGTGGCGGTTGCCGCGATGCCCTTCGCGGCGCCGGCGCAGGAGGAAGGCACCAAGGCCGGGCGCGAACTGCGCGCCGCCTACGACAAGGCGCTGCAAGGCAAGACCATCGCCTATCTGCCGATCGCGCTCGGCGTGCCGCTGGCCGACGAATGGGGCCGCGTGCTGCAAGAGGAAGCCGAATGGCGCGGCATGAAGTACAGCGTGCGCGATCCCAACAACAATCCGTCGGCGATGCAGCAGGCGCTCACCGCGCTGGTCGACCAGAAGCCCGACGTGCTGGTGGTGCAGAACCCGAGCGTCACGCTGCTGATGAAGGACCTGAAGCGCGCCGAGGCCCAGGGCACCCATGTGATCCAGGTCAACATGGCCTCGAACTACAAGTCGAGTGCCTTCGTCGGCGTCGACTGGCGCGAGATCGGCAGGATGCTCGCCAACGAGGCCGTCAAGGCTTGCGGCACCGGCTCCGGCAAGTCGGGCAAGGTGCAGATCGTGCAGGGCGAATTGACCGCGGCGGCCAGCGTCGACCAGGTCGGCGCCATCATGGAGGTCTTGAACAAGGATCCCAACATCAAGGTGGTCTCGAACCAGGCGGCGAACTGGGACGCCAACACCGCGCTCAACGTCACCGCGACGGTGATCCAGCAGCATCCTGATCTCTGCGCCTCGATCGGCTTCTGGGGCGTGATGCAATCGGGCGCGGCGCAGGCGATCCGCAATGCCGGCAAGATCAACGACGTCAAGGTGTTCGCCTCCGGCGAAGGCTCGCAGCTCGATTGCGACCAGGTCAATTCGGGCAATTTCTACAAGTTCCTGAGCTACAAGGCGACCGAGCAGGGCCACGATCTGATGTTCGCGGCCGAAACCCTGCTGATGTCCGGCGACAAGCCCGGCACCAAGAATCTGGCCTATTACACGCGTCCGGTCTGGATCGATAAGAGCAATGCCGCGCAAGGCGGCACCTGTTTCGCGCTACCGAAGAAGAACTAA